In a single window of the Porites lutea chromosome 14, jaPorLute2.1, whole genome shotgun sequence genome:
- the LOC140924653 gene encoding uncharacterized protein — protein sequence MRPNFRECHARKSQNDIKKMAGDEGICSSCFAKTKYTCLTCGNFFCMRCSVFENNEDTPGWKAAKSVAYCESCFNEMMERESSQSIMTKSQDDEAFSEDDVTSRKSPSSTDSAEENTKRVKSAEVNKQDSDSENEDHEDDMSLPFTKKAKSKSKRKSGRRPKWNNDDVDDMVDIIVNSDYYKRKLIFTNTKNQRNGEIYGQIQLEIQERAAKRNSKFMFSISQMRTKFKKCISECKNAAMTIKTATGIKRFQDSQGYGKWFPTLFAVVKTRESCQPEQAIEPSPSPCSSLSQVDKATDDDLESTENEMFIPRKKARKVKNKSPIDAALVETLDLAKEVVKNDPTKELINFMREEMDKARDHELKLFHLLQSSKPSVNNAFGAYDPQQQGSSGIYQGQSGFCSSEAPGSGMLQSLYNPWYQ from the exons ATGCGCCCGAATTTCCGTGAATGTCATGCGCGAAAAAGCCAAAACGACATTAAAAAGATGGCGGGAGACGAAGGGATTTGTAGTTCTTGCTTTGCAAAGACAAAATATACTTGTTTGACGTGCGGTAATTTCTTTTGTATGAGGTGCTCGGTGTTCGAAAATAACGAGGACACTCCCGGGTGGAAAGCAGCAAAATCTGTTGCATATTGCGAGTCGTGTTTCAATGAAATGATGGAACGTGAATCGAGTCAAAGTATCATGACGAAAAGCCAAGACGACGAAGCTTTTAGCGAAGATGATGTTACTTCAAGAAAGTCCCCTTCGTCGACTGATAGTGCTGAGGAAAATACAAAAAG GGTAAAAAGTGCTGAAGTCAATAAGCAAGATAGTGACAGTGAGAATGAGGACCATGAAGATGATATGAGTCTACCTTTTACAAAAAAGGCAAAGTcaaaatcaaaaagaaaaagtggtCGTCGACCTAAGTGGAACAATGATGATGTGGATGACATGGTTGATattattgttaacagtgactATTATAAAAGAAAACTGATATTTACCAACACCAAAAATCAACGAAATGGTGAAATTTATGGGCAGATACAACTAGAAATACAAGAAAGAGCAGCAAAGAGGAATTCAAAATTTATGTTCAGCATTAGCCAGATgagaacaaaattcaaaaaatgtaTTAGTGAATGCAAAAATGCAGCAATGACAATTAAAACAGCTACAGGTATAAAGAGATTCCAAGATAGTCAGGGATATGGGAAATGGTTTCCAACCCTATTTGCTGTGGTAAAAACAAGAGAATCTTGCCAACCAGAACAAGCAATAgaaccatcaccatcaccatgtTCTTCATTGTCTCAAGTAGACAAGGCTACTGATGATGATCTGGAGAGCACTGAGAATGAAATGTTTATTCCtagaaaaaaagcaagaaaagtaaaaaacaaatcccCTATTGATGCAGCCTTAGTGGAAACCTTGGACCTTGCGAAGGAAGTAGTAAAAAATGATCCAACTAAGGAGCTTATAAATTTTATGAGGGAAGAAATGGACAAAGCTCGTGATCATGAGTTGAAACTATTTCACCTTCTACAAAGCTCGAAACCAAGCGTAAACAACGCATTCGGTGCTTATGACCCTCAGCAACAAGGATCTAGTGGCATTTACCAGGGACAGAGTGGATTTTGTAGCAGTGAAGCACCTGGTAGTGGAATGTTGCAATCATTGTACAATCCATGGTACCAATAG
- the LOC140925059 gene encoding D-inositol 3-phosphate glycosyltransferase-like yields the protein MVDLSPPCTTSTSQQGQGNSNKLRITLLSSEWRSTRGSLSTINRELAIQLAKHPSVEVSVYLPQCSEEDKRVAASYNVTLIEAEEMPGLELDLWLSCLPEDHDVDCVIGHGAVHGRQAQLIKWHYHCKWIQIVHTAPGELGMYKEYEEHISKGEDKHQVELELCKLADQVVAVGPKLAEALSGYLRPCGKDQDVLNLTPGIFSEFTDVKQPTEERKAFYVLVFGHGDNEDFQLKGYDIAAQAITELKDMSYKLVFVEATSGEEERVADVLLKQGIDRSQFGVRRFNESREQLARLFCEVDLAIMPSRTEGFGLAALEALSAGLPVLVSGNSGLAEAFKKVPLGSSCVVTSDDPKDWASAIRAVRDKDREMRVGQFEVVRGAYAKKYSWKEQCDELVERMKMISLEGSKRGKRPLSSSSTPASKVPKYLGDEGVKCD from the exons ATGGTG GATTTGTCACCTCCTTGCACAACTTCTACATCACAACAAGGCCAAGGAAACAGTAACAAACTGAGAATAACTCTGTTAAGCAGTGAATGGAGATCAACGAGAGGAAGCTTATCAACCATCAATCGAGAGTTGGCCATTCAGTTGGCAAAACACCCCAGCGTGGAGGTCAGTGTTTATCTTCCTCAGTGTAGTGAAGAGGATAAACGAGTCGCTGCAAGTTACAATGTTACTCTCATTGAAGCAGAAGAAATGCCAGGTTTAGAACTCGATCTCTGGTTGTCTTGTCTGCCAGAAGACCATGATGTGGACTGTGTGATAGGACATGGGGCCGTTCACGGTCGGCAAGCGCAGCTTATTAAATGGCATTATCATTGCAAGTGGATTCAGATCGTTCATACAGCTCCAGGGGAACTTGGAATGTACAAAGAATATGAAGAGCACATTTCCAAAGGTGAAGATAAACACCAGGTTGAACTTGAACTCTGTAAATTGGCTGATCAAGTCGTAGCAGTTGGACCCAAGCTGGCTGAAGCTTTGTCAGGTTATCTTCGTCCTTGTGGAAAAGACCAAGATGTTCTCAATCTAACGCCAGGTATTTTCTCTGAGTTTACTGATGTTAAGCAACCCACTGAAGAAAGAAAGGCATTCTATGTTTTGGTCTTTGGACATGGTGACAATGAAGATTTCCAGCTGAAGGGATATGACATTGCTGCCCAAGCCATTACTGAGTTGAAAGACATGAGCTACAAACTTGTATTTGTCGAAGCAACAAGCGGAGAAGAAGAGAGAGTAGCAGATGTGCTACTAAAGCAAGGCATTGATCGCAGCCAATTTGGGGTCCGTCGTTTTAACGAAAGTAGAGAGCAGTTAGCCCGGTTGTTTTGTGAAGTAGATCTTGCTATAATGCCATCACGAACTGAGGGATTTGGTCTCGCCGCCCTTGAGGCTTTATCAGCTGGTCTGCCTGTGCTGGTCAGTGGAAACTCTGGTCTTGCGGAAGCTTTCAAGAAAGTTCCTCTTGGCTCAAGCTGTGTGGTAACGTCGGACGATCCTAAAGACTGGGCCAGTGCAATAAGAGCTGTCCGTGACAAAGACAGGGAGATGCGTGTTGGACAGTTCGAAGTTGTGCGTGGAGCATATGCAAAAAAGTACAGCTGGAAGGAACAATGTGATGAACTTGTTGAAAGGATGAAAATGATCTCTTTGGAAG GTTCAAAAAGGGGGAAAAGGCCTCTTTCTTCAAGTAGCACCCCAGCATCAAAAGTCCCAAAATATTTGGGAGATGAAG GAGTGAAATGCGACTAA